The region GTCCCCTTTGAGGACCCcgacccctaggttgggaacccCTGCATAGATCACATTGTTCAAACATGAGACATAAAAGTATCTTAGTGTGCTTTAACAAGTCTCTTTAACAGCACAGTCAACATGCATTATCACACCATTAAAACCATTAAAACAGCCCAGTACAGTATAATGACACAGCTCATTGTTCTCACCCTCTGTGCGTTGATCTAGATCCCTCATCAAATTGAAGTTTCTCTGCAGCTCGAAGGGCAAGTTTTCTATGCCTGGTGTtgaagaagaggatgaagaggagaaacagacagtTTAATCTCTGAGAGATCAGCATGAACACGTTAATGAGAGCAGGACAGCTAGCTTAATCATGTGCTGCTGGATGATACATTAACATAACGCTTCAACCAGCAGTCAGACATCACGGGGCACGTTGCTCGTTAGATTAATGTAAACTAGGTGTAGTACagtatttgtgttgtttaatCTGAATCTCATCATCTCTCGGTTAACGGTGCGATGATTTATTCCAGCAACTAGTCTGAGCCTCAGCCCTCAACCTGCCCGCTGAGCAAACGGCTAGAGAAGTCTGTTCCGCCCGCGGGTTGTCCGGGAGATCCGGTACACAGCGAAACACAGAGTATAAAACCGAGCTGAAGTAGGTGTAAATGTTTTTCCCGACACGTTTAAAGCGTAATAATCAGCTTACTGtccaaataatgctccaaatacATCCCCGCCGCCAtcttagaaaatgtaaacaacacAGCTTCCGGTCCGAAATGGAgcgatctgattggctgctgcctCCACTCGCTCTTTACAACACTAACCGCTTTACAGCACATTAATACACTATAAAACCTTTACAGCACATTAATACACTATAAACACTTTACAGCACATTAATACACTATAAAACCTTTACAGCACATTAATACACTATAAAACCTTTACAGCACATTAATACACTATAAACACTTTACAGCACATTAATACACTATAAAACCTTTACAGCCGTTAATACACTATAAACACTTTACAGCACATTAATACACTATAACCGCTTTACAGCACATTAATACACTATAAAACCTTTACAGCCGTTAATACACTATAAACACTTTACAGCACATTAATACACTATAACCGCTTTACAGCACATTAATACACTATAAACACTTTACAGCACATTAATACACTATAAACACTTTACAGCACATCAATACACTATAAAACCTTTACAGCACATTAATACACTATAACCGCTCTACAGCACATTAATACACTATAAACACTTTACAGCACGTTAATACACTATAACCGCTTTACAGCACATTAATACACTATAAACACTTTACAGCACATTAATACACTATAAACGCTTTACAGCCGTTAATACACTATAAACGCTTTACAGCACGTTAATACACTATAAACACTTTACAGCACATTAATACACTATAAACGCTTTACAGCCGTTAATACACTATAACCGCTCTACAGCCGTTAATACACTATAACCGCTTTACAGCACATTAATACACTATAACCGCTTTACAGCCGTTAATACACTATAACCGCTTTACAGCACATTAATACACTATAACCGCTTTACAGCCGTTAATACACTATAACCGCTTTACAGCACATTAATACACTATAAACACTTTACAGCACATTAATACACTATAACCGCTTTACAGCACATTAATACACTATAAACACTTTACAGCACATTAATACACTATAAACGCTTTACAGCACATTAATACACTATAAACGCTTTACAGCACATTAATACACTATAAACACTTTACAGCACATTAATACACTATAAAACCTTTACAGCACATTAATACACTATAAACACTTTACAGCACATTAATACACTATAAAACCTTTACAGCCGTTAATACACTATAAACACTTTACAGCACATTAATACACTATAACCGCTTTACAGCACATTAATACACTATAAAACCTTTACAGCCGTTAATACACTATAAACACTTTACAGCACATTAATACACTATAACCGCTTTACAGCACATTAATACACTATAAACACTTTACAGCACATTAATACACTATAAACACTTTACAGCACATCAATACACTATAAAACCTTTACAGCACATTAATACACTATAACCGCTCTACAGCACATTAATACACTATAAACACTTTACAGCACGTTAATACACTATAACCGCTTTACAGCACATTAATACACTATAAACACTTTACAGCACATTAATACACTATAAACGCTTTACAGCCGTTAATACACTATAAACGCTTTACAGCACGTTAATACACTATAAACACTTTACAGCACATTAATACACTATAAACGCTTTACAGCCGTTAATACACTATAACCGCTCTACAGCCGTTAATACACTATAACCGCTTTACAGCACATTAATACACTATAACCGCTTTACAGCCGTTAATACACTATAACCGCTTTACAGCACATTAATACACTATAACCGCTTTACAGCCGTTAATACACTATAACCGCTTTACAGCACATTAATACACTATAAACACTTTACAGCACATTAATACACTATAACCGCTTTACAGCACATTAATACACTATAAACACTTTACAGCACATTAATACACTATAAACGCTTTACAGCACATTAATACACTATAAACGCTTTACAGCACATTAATACACTATAAACACTTTACAGCACATTAATACACTATAACCGCTTTACAGCACAAACTCACTAACTGGTTTATATATATGTCAAGTAAAAAACTTAATCGATGCAATCTTGGACATTTCATCACTGAAGACAGGACAAttgatgatatttttttttttttttttttttacatgtatcCTTTGATATTACAATACATTCTTATTAagtgttttgtatttgtttgtttgtttgattgacacaacaaacattaattacttctttattgttttcttccatatacatgcatgttctttttaaatatctatatattgtaatttgcttagttaattgtatatatgtatatatgtttttgtttttattttgttctttttttatttttatttattattgaattgacgcgttggcaatattgttcaactgacagtcatgccaataaagcaaattgaattgaattgagtgaAGATGTCTCTGTTCAGAGCATATTGTACACCACTGTATAAAGCCCATTTGTGGTCAAACTATAAAAAAGCGAGCTTACAGAGACTTCAGGTTGCATATAATGATACAATGAGAATATTATTAAAAAGACCAAGATGTTCCAGtgcaagtgaaatgtttgtgtctgcaggaataaatacttttaaaactgTATTAAGAAATCTCATGTACAAATTTATATGCCAGTTTAATCACTCTGAGAATGACATCATCTTGCGGTTGTCTAACATCAGATTTAGCACTACACAgtaccaatcacagctctggaggcactggtatagttctttatatgtaagacattgatgtatgtatatgtatttttaatatttatattttcaatttcttttaatcatgactttttatagtgcttcctgtattgtaatatattatatgtaatgtattgttttcttatctggaccttgagtctgcaataaagtttgaatttaattgaatattagCAGGCATATGACACGCCtctttaacatatatttaaaattgaCAGGATTCAAGTTATCTGCAGTGTATTTATGAACCACTCAAAACTTAAACTCAAGATATATCCAATTACATTGGGACTAATGAATTATTAAATGGTATGGAGAATCGGACAATATCTGAAATTGAGTGAATTTTACATTATGACTGGTCAGAACTCAAATTGAATATCTTCAATGTAGTTCTGATTACTCATAATTTAAATCAAAGGTACGAATTTGGATGTTTAAAAATGGGTTAGGGCCTACTACTAGTCAAATTTAAATGATAGATATCTGAAACTAATTATTATGGCTAATCAAAACTAAACTGACAACTCATACTACATTTGTAATTATCTAAATATGTAGTAAGAGATGGTCAAGTGGAAGCTATTAAATGCTAAAGGTGTTTTCAGTAGTACATGTATAGATGATCTTGGTGTACCGAAAAGATGAGTGAAACTTCCCACTGAAAAATGACGAATCAAACAAGTGATGAGAAAGATATCTTAAAAGATTTATTATGTTTCACAGATGTATGGATGTCATCCCAGCCTGTGATTAAACCAACAGACAAAACATAATGAATAATCtggaatacaaataaaaagggAGGAGCCAACACAAGTGAGATCATCGCTAACCAGTCTAATTCATTTGTACACGGGCATTACAAATAATATGTAactgacacatacagtacagtatagtacagtatcGCTGCTCTGAAATgacaacagcacacacacttgTTAGCTGAAGGGATCCGTAAGGAAGCTGTACAAAGCTCTTACTTAATCTAGCACAATTTATCACGCTGTACACACCGTCACTCTCCGTCTTTGCCCAACATGTGCTTCAACtttctgaatttattctttCCCATTCTAGCCTTTGCCTTCGTCGGTGTTCTCTTTTTGACCTGCTTCTTCTCAAATCTGCTCCCTTCCTTTTTGTCAGCCTTTGACGCTTCAGCTGTCTTCACTGCAGGTTTCTTGGCCGCTGCCCCTTTCACagtctctccatccatcctggCGATCTTTGCCTTCTTTGGTCCAGCAGGTGAGTTCTTTTTGCCCTTTGGCTTGGCGTTTGCGTTTGTTTTCTTGGCTGCTGTTCCGTTGGCTTGGGTTTTTCCCTTTAAGCCGCCCGCCTTGCCCGGGACAATCTTCTTTTTCTTGTCACTTGTGGATGGTTTCTCCTCAGCAGCGTCCGCAACGGCTGTCGCCTCAGGAGCATctgcatcttcttcttcttctacataAAGAGCAGACACAGAGGATGAGTTCATGTTGAACAGGGTAACTATGGTGATGAAAGTTGGCATGTGCTCATAAGAGTTACCTTTTGCTGCTGGTGCAGTTGGAATTACATTGGAGAACTTCTTCAGCTTGGCCACAAAGAACCCGTCCATGTTGTGGGAATGAGGGTAAAATCGGCGAGACAGTTTCAGAGTAGGATGAAATCTACGTTCTTTGAACCTGAAAgtagggaaaaaataaatttaggGGTTGAAGATCAGAGTGTTTGATCAGAGTATTTGCCTTTCTACTGGTGACTTccaatggggtcgtgtttaccgtgttcacgagaagagtccagacagtaacgttaatattgctgttgcttagcagcggtgttctcacgacttaaccacttgaacgccaagcatatcatgtacacaagctcacaagtttcatttgaaggcagcaaataagtgaaagtgaaaacacacattggTTATTATATTTACCTGGTGAAGCCTTCCTTGCCGAAGTCAAGTCCAGTGGGAACTAATTTGACGTTCCTTTTCTTTAAAGCGTAGTCCACCACCCATTCGTTCTCCTCCACCTGGTGGAACACATTTTGATCAACACCCAAACTTTTCTGCTCAATACTCTCAAATAGCATGTTAATCTAAGAGTGAATTAGCCGCTTATACAGTACACATATACCATTATTGAACATGTGCAGTAGACCAGATATCCTCCTGAAGTGGAATCAGCATTGACGGAGTCGATGGCAGATAGAATCAGTTCTTTCTGTAAGTGAGCAGCGCGCATGATGTCGGCGTCGTCCTGTCAGGAAATAAGAGGGTGGAAGGAAGAAAGTATTAAACACTGTTTAAACTCTTCCAGTCTTTGAGGGCGCCGCCGCCCCTCGGCAGACTTTACGGTCTTACAGAGGTTGTAGCTCTcacctgaagatatgtgaatccaaaagggttctgtgggtacccacgagtctcccctttacagacatgcccactttatgataatcacatgcagtttggggcaaaaaccatgcagttttttgcatgcagtctaaatgtgttatttttgcctattctaaaaatggtttcTGCATACGTGGGTCTTAAatagtcttggaattacataaattgggtgtcACTGTAAAgtctcttgtggatccaatgagccaaactgtattcatgtgtgatgatgttagacCCCAtcgtagccatttcattgtagtgagaccattgttttttaaacttgaccgcactgtataaaatgacctgtggtgacctctaggataatcacagcctcatgaaactttacagccacaaactataGACCTCGAGCATTCAGAGTATGTTTATAGGCTTTCTTAGCTGACTCGACAATAAGGGATTTTTTGAGCattttccagaacagaagtgctcgccatacaatcgccaaaaaatgcaatacttgcagaaatctacaaatgtcaaaagtttttgataccaaaatcaatgcatgtttttttctatggtgttcctcaaggtcttggtgtcttaatgtggtattttggagggattattgatcatttttatcaattctcgagtagtaaaaaatggttaaatttagcaccaaatctgtgtaataaataGTATCCACCCAAAAATTGCTACAATTGCTAATTGCAACaaattatgagacataatagagcatggggatggacatcaCAAACaaatatcatcatgttctaagccctgatacactttcacaatttaattaatgtttatttctgatttatgactagaacaacttgacaaaaATGGATCTAAGGTAAAGAGGAgtggagtggaagaggttaaaacCAGAAGTATGCATCTGTATGGGTCTATACGTAAACAGTGAATGGTGTTTTTACCTTACTGGTCTTCACAGCTGGATCTTTAGCGATGACTCCCGTGCCTGAGCACGGAGCATCAAGCAGCACTCTATCAAACCCGCTCATCACCTGAAGGCAAAGTTTTCAACAAGTCAGTACAAACTCTAGAGTAAATGTAAAACCACAGAGATAAAGCTTTTCTACAAGATGTATGAACGTTACCTTTGGGAACTGCCTTCCATCGTAGTTGCAGATAACGGTGTTGGTGACCCCCAGACGGTGGACGTTGCCCACCACACTCTTCAACCTGTCAGCGTTGGCGTCATTAGCCACGATCATCCCCGTGTTTCTCATCAGCTGAGCTGAGGGGGGGAATGTTCACATATGTCGTTAAATAGATTAAACTTGCAGGTGAGAAAAGTTTGCCTTAATTTGCATTGGTCTACATTACAGCTGAAACAAAGCTATagtaatattcaattaattgtttctgctatttttcaagcaaaaacactAAACGTTCAATGATTCCAGCTCCTCAAATGTAataatttgatgcttttctttgtcatatatggtagtaaactgaatatctttggcttGATTggattaaataataatttaaatatgtcaTGTTGGGCTCTAGTCAATTATAATGGgcattttttcacaattttctgactgTTTACAGGCGAAACAAtgaatcaaataataaaaaattaaatgctGATAAAATTATCAGCAGCTTGATTcatgatgaaaataattagggctgcaaataaatattattttcatgggcaattaatctgttgattaatttaccaattagttgtttggtttataaaatgtcagaaaatggtgaaaaatatcaatcagtgtttcccaaaacccaagatgacgtcctcaaatgtcttgttttgtccacaactcaaagatattcagtttacgatcatagaggagtaaagaaaccagaaaatattcacatttaagaagctggaatcagagaattactAAAATCGACATTACACGCTTTGAAACAACTCATAAAATTAGTATAACAATGTGTAACTGCAGCACAACTTACCAATATAGGTGGTCTTGCCTCCTGGAGCTGAGCTCATGTCCAACACCAGCTCTCCCTCCTGTGGAGAGAGCGCCATGACGGGCAGGAAACTGGAGGCTCCCTGCAGCATGTACTGACCGGACAGATACTCCGGGGTGGCACCTGGTTTAAAACATGGAACAAATTACAGTTAAAGCCTGTGTGTGGTTACAGTCGGCCTCCAATAAAAGATCCTTAATAGTTAAAGTCAGATCGTTGACGAGAATGTGCTGAACTTACCTACAGGTACCGAGGAGTCATAGATGACCAAACCCACTTTAGACCATTTCCCCAGCGGATCAAGGTTCACTCCTCTGTTGATCAAAGCCTGAACAAGGAAAAACACAGACCACAGAGTTCAACATAGGAGCTCTTGAAGGCAGCATTTGACACTAGACAGTCAAGTCATTTGATGAGGAGGTTCTCCTTCAGTGGTGGTTTCTGGGTTAATGACTAAAGCCagatcacaaacattcaaatcttttaatcttcatttatttctgccactttttttttctgaaaaggcTACTCTGAGTGTAGTTTTTGTTCTGCTAACTACATTTATTGAActcataatttaattttatttctttgaCATATAGTGCCGTTAAATCCTGTAAACAAATCAATTATATTACTACTTCATTTGTGCTTTTTAGTGAGTTGACTTACAATGAATACTACGGTGCACATTATGAATTTTGACGTTTGAAAATATTATAACTGGCCATTTAATCCAGCTCTCCCACCCCGACCAGTTACCTGTGCAAGATCCCTCCTCCTTGTTTTCAGTGTGTTGGTCCGAATAGTGACAGGTCTGTGAATTTCATTGGCCTCAAGGAAATCAACCAGCTGTAAGcgagaaagaggaaaacaaaaaacagattcattaaaaaaatctctaTCAGGTGTTGACAACAGCAACATGTTCAAACTATTATAATTGTGCAAATCAATCAGTTCTAATCATGATGAGAAGAGCATCACAATGCGCTGTCTTTGGTACTAAACCACCCACCTCTGAAAGGGGGAAGAGGTCCATTAATTTCTCAATGAGGAAGAAGTTGTAGCTGTAATAAGTACAGAGATCCTTCTTCAGAAGAGAGATGTACTCggctctctctttcccctcctcCCGTTTTGATGAGAAATTACAAAGGACATCAATGTTGTCCTTTATCCTTTGATGGATTGACTTCAGGTCCAGAGGCAGGATGCCTAACAATAGAGATAAGAAAAGGATTTAGACTTGCAAAATAATTCTATTTGCTGCTTTAAAAGAGAGAAGAACAGTAAGTCACTCACCTTCCTTCTCGCTTTCCTCGGCCCCAGGTAGCCGAAATTGATCCTCCTCGTCTTCTATGTTGGCTTGTACTGTGTCTTCCTCATCCGTGTCAGCATCGGGTTTTTTTCccgcttcatcatcatcatcttcatcgtcGTCATCATCGTCATCTTCATCCATCTCTAGACCCAAGGTTTCCctcatctttttctctttcttggcTGCACGCTCAATGGGAAGAAGCTAAATGTGGAACAAAAAACAAGGAAAGTAGTCACTAAATCATACCAACCATACGTTTACCACATGAACCACCCTTAAAGATACACCCCAGCATCTAATAGCCCTGTTTTAATACATCGACAGTAAAGTGGGAGGGAATTTGGAGTCTCTAACGAAATCAGGGTTTATATCAGCAAATTTGCAGATTGGGCAATAATTAAATTTTGATATTTGAATCcagattttattcaaatttctttcttaaaaacagaaaaatgcaacaaaGTGGTGGTTGGGAAAATGTTATAGGAGAACCGTTTCACatacctcctcttcatcactttCTTCTTCCACTGCTTCCGCACCGCTGCCGTCATCAACTGCACCGTAATCGTCAACcatttcatcatcatcgtcgtcgtcgtcgtcgtcctcctcctccgcctccactTCTTTCAGGCCTAATTTGGCGgccttcttttctttgtcttttcctcCCTTCTTCGTCTGTTcctgctgcacctcctcctcctcgtcttcctcttcctcccagtgTTCATCACTGTCATCCTCACTTTCAGGATCATCAGCTTTGCGCTTTCTCTTAGCTGGTGTCAACCATTTACTGTTTTCATCAGTGAATCCTTTAGAGaaatagaaacagaaacacCATATATAATCTGTGATTAAAAATAACTACACTAGCAACAAAGTTCAAAAGGCACATACACttacatttaaaatttaattttttccttCTTTGCATGTGCTAGGTTGTTAACATCTTCACTTGTGTATAAAGAAAACGTCACAACCACATTCACAGACACTGGTGTGTGTTTACCTTTCTTTGCCTCCTGAGCAGCATCTTTAGGCTTTTTCAAATTCAGGACTCTTTTAGCAGCTCTGTAAAATGACAACATGAATGAGCAACTTGTAAACAGAGTAATGTTATTTCATGTTGTGTAATAATCAGTCAACCTCTTACCTTTTCCTGCCCCTACTTGACAGCCGTTTTGGCCCTGTTTCctctaaaaacagaaaagaaacacGTTGACATTGAGCCATATTGATACAGTTGGCAAAATAAAATGGTTGTTACCATTTTACAGTACAGATTCCCAGAGTTAATATGTGTCTTTATAAATAGTTGATAATCACCATCAGGTATAAAATTGGCCAACTCAGTCTCTGCTCCTTTCTGCTTCTTGGTTTTTTTCCCCGGCCCCCTCTTCACCTTATTGGTGGGATCCAACTTCCGACCCATGACTCCAAGCTACACAGACACTCTGAAAAcaagaggaaaataatgttacacATTTATGAAGCCTGTGCGAAATAACAATGGCAGTGTATACGAATAGATAACACTGTTGGTGCCGTGCTTAGAAACACACATTTGACATATACCTACGCATACTTACATATAGTAATGACACTGTTTAAGGGACTTTTCTTAAAGCGACTAATCTGATCACTAACTACAAAAATATGATCAGGTGTTAAGCAAGTCTAAATACACTGCAGGTTAAAAGTTTTGAGCATCCTGTTTGCATTTTTTGGCTCAATCTAattgtaaaaagacaaaaaatagaaGGTACAGTATATGTTTAGATAAATTGAGAAATATTTGTGACTTTTTACTTTATTGGATGTAACCTATATCcagattagggctgtgtattggcaagaatctggcaatactgTATCATATTACAGGGGCTATGAtagaatatattgtgatacactGCAATTTTTGTCAAGAAGCATAATGCATACaatctgagtttaaaaaaagtttactttttttttaatgcaatcagaacagtgggatttgcatttgcatttatcacagctgCTGCAACATCACTTTGTGCAATCTGAGTAAGTCTGACATAAATCTTTGTGTGtgcaaactattaattaaaaatgtatagtgtttgagaatcaatacagtatcacaaaacataatattgtgacaCTCAAGTATATcattattttcttacacccctaatctTAATTGACACCTGTAGTAGGAAATAAGTTGTCTTACAACTGTTTTTCTTAAAGTGGTTAATTTTTAATAAACTTGTATTGACAATCCCATCAGGATATAAGAGTTTCCCTAGAATAAAGATACAAAACAAAGATATTGTGGTATTTAGTAGAAGACTGCAACACTCGTATTAGTCATTAGGGGAAGCAGAAGTCAGTTCATTTgtactttaatgtatgtttaaatgctgctgtcttggccaggtctcttttgcaaaagagattcttaatctcaatgagtactacctggttaaataaaggttaaataaaaataaataaaagttaatgaCATATATGTTAGTAAGATTGTAAAACAGAGAAACGTGAGCACTGTAACCATAGATCATTAAAATGCATGTAGAAACTGGTGACTGAACTCTGGTGGAAACAGGACTGAAGACCAACTGTATGTCAGAGACATGAGGTcacatgtggtaatttgtaagaCATCAAAACTTCAATGGGTATCTTATTTGAAAGTGATGAAGAGGTAGGCCATATACTAAGAGTTCACCACAGACACATGTTTTACTTTCTactggttttgtgttatctcaTATAGATTCAAAATTACATTCCTGGAGACATAGCCACCctaaataataaatcacaacacGCTTTAGTTAGTGACATAGTAATGAAAGAATAAGCTGTAACGACCAGTCAGACGGTAAATCAACGTTAGTGGACCAAACTCCGCATGTCGTGTTTTACTAGTTAAAACATTAAGAGCTCGTTTCttaacactgactgactgactgagtctTTACTAACGAGCTCAGCAACTATTCTCCACATACTCACCGGTGAAtctgttcttttgttttatCCAACTCCTGATTGTACGGTGTTCaagattaaacacacacacgtgaatCTCCCTTCAACACGTTGTGGAAGAACATCCGGGGCACATTAGTGACGTACTGACGGTGCCAACtggtgatgggaattccggctctttttagtgagccagatcatttggctcagctcacctaagaagagccggctctttcggctcccaaacggctcttcattttacctgttctgccttttatagttcagccaaatttagctttagctgttttgaaatatgattagtatgtgtgcagatatatcacttaaattattcaacataattatactaaactttataatttccagaatatcataattttacatgctgcttcgtttccgaccgTCACTCAttttgtctgctattcgcgcaccgtactcctctctctctttctctcctcctctccctcctgctctgtatcatagatgtattaaaagaactggatacagcgttggagtcattcctatgagagttgctcattggcgcatgaagcctaaatggctcgacttccgtctggaaaagtacccgtatCTTGGAGGACCATGGGCAACtgggacatgcgcagtagcgtccgctcggtaaCATGACTCTGTCACAGGTTCCCAACgtcacggtctgggtctcactcacatgaacggaggaagggaaataactctggattcagctattagtggatttttcaactttaaatacttatttttttaataagttatattagggtgttcgtactggggagttgattca is a window of Sebastes umbrosus isolate fSebUmb1 chromosome 11, fSebUmb1.pri, whole genome shotgun sequence DNA encoding:
- the nop2 gene encoding probable 28S rRNA (cytosine(4447)-C(5))-methyltransferase isoform X1, with protein sequence MGRKLDPTNKVKRGPGKKTKKQKGAETELANFIPDEETGPKRLSSRGRKRAAKRVLNLKKPKDAAQEAKKGFTDENSKWLTPAKRKRKADDPESEDDSDEHWEEEEDEEEEVQQEQTKKGGKDKEKKAAKLGLKEVEAEEEDDDDDDDDDEMVDDYGAVDDGSGAEAVEEESDEEELLPIERAAKKEKKMRETLGLEMDEDDDDDDDEDDDDEAGKKPDADTDEEDTVQANIEDEEDQFRLPGAEESEKEGILPLDLKSIHQRIKDNIDVLCNFSSKREEGKERAEYISLLKKDLCTYYSYNFFLIEKLMDLFPLSELVDFLEANEIHRPVTIRTNTLKTRRRDLAQALINRGVNLDPLGKWSKVGLVIYDSSVPVGATPEYLSGQYMLQGASSFLPVMALSPQEGELVLDMSSAPGGKTTYIAQLMRNTGMIVANDANADRLKSVVGNVHRLGVTNTVICNYDGRQFPKVMSGFDRVLLDAPCSGTGVIAKDPAVKTSKDDADIMRAAHLQKELILSAIDSVNADSTSGGYLVYCTCSIMVEENEWVVDYALKKRNVKLVPTGLDFGKEGFTRFKERRFHPTLKLSRRFYPHSHNMDGFFVAKLKKFSNVIPTAPAAKVEEEEDADAPEATAVADAAEEKPSTSDKKKKIVPGKAGGLKGKTQANGTAAKKTNANAKPKGKKNSPAGPKKAKIARMDGETVKGAAAKKPAVKTAEASKADKKEGSRFEKKQVKKRTPTKAKARMGKNKFRKLKHMLGKDGE
- the nop2 gene encoding probable 28S rRNA (cytosine(4447)-C(5))-methyltransferase isoform X3, with product MGRKLDPTNKVKRGPGKKTKKQKGAETELANFIPDEETGPKRLSSRGRKRAAKRVLNLKKPKDAAQEAKKGFTDENSKWLTPAKRKRKADDPESEDDSDEHWEEEEDEEEEVQQEQTKKGGKDKEKKAAKLGLKEVEAEEEDDDDDDDDDEMVDDYGAVDDGSGAEAVEEESDEEELLPIERAAKKEKKMRETLGLEMDEDDDDDDDEDDDDEAGKKPDADTDEEDTVQANIEDEEDQFRLPGAEESEKEGILPLDLKSIHQRIKDNIDVLCNFSSKREEGKERAEYISLLKKDLCTYYSYNFFLIEKLMDLFPLSELVDFLEANEIHRPVTIRTNTLKTRRRDLAQALINRGVNLDPLGKWSKVGLVIYDSSVPVGATPEYLSGQYMLQGASSFLPVMALSPQEGELVLDMSSAPGGKTTYIAQLMRNTGMIVANDANADRLKSVVGNVHRLGVTNTVICNYDGRQFPKVMSGFDRVLLDAPCSGTGVIAKDPAVKTSKDDADIMRAAHLQKELILSAIDSVNADSTSGGYLVYCTCSIMVEENEWVVDYALKKRNVKLVPTGLDFGKEGFTRFKERRFHPTLKLSRRFYPHSHNMDGFFVAKLKKFSNVIPTAPAAKEEEDADAPEATAVADAAEEKPSTSDKKKKIVPGKAGGLKGKTQANGTAAKKTNANAKPKGKKNSPAGPKKAKIARMDGETVKGAAAKKPAVKTAEASKADKKEGSRFEKKQVKKRTPTKAKARMGKNKFRKLKHMLGKDGE
- the nop2 gene encoding probable 28S rRNA (cytosine(4447)-C(5))-methyltransferase isoform X2 encodes the protein MGRKLDPTNKVKRGPGKKTKKQKGAETELANFIPDEETGPKRLSSRGRKRAAKRVLNLKKPKDAAQEAKKGFTDENSKWLTPAKRKRKADDPESEDDSDEHWEEEEDEEEEVQQEQTKKGGKDKEKKAAKLGLKEVEAEEEDDDDDDDDDEMVDDYGAVDDGSGAEAVEEESDEEELLPIERAAKKEKKMRETLGLEMDEDDDDDDDEDDDDEAGKKPDADTDEEDTVQANIEDEEDQFRLPGAEESEKEGILPLDLKSIHQRIKDNIDVLCNFSSKREEGKERAEYISLLKKDLCTYYSYNFFLIEKLMDLFPLSELVDFLEANEIHRPVTIRTNTLKTRRRDLAQALINRGVNLDPLGKWSKVGLVIYDSSVPVGATPEYLSGQYMLQGASSFLPVMALSPQEGELVLDMSSAPGGKTTYIAQLMRNTGMIVANDANADRLKSVVGNVHRLGVTNTVICNYDGRQFPKVMSGFDRVLLDAPCSGTGVIAKDPAVKTSKDDADIMRAAHLQKELILSAIDSVNADSTSGGYLVYCTCSIMVEENEWVVDYALKKRNVKLVPTGLDFGKEGFTRFKERRFHPTLKLSRRFYPHSHNMDGFFVAKLKKFSNVIPTAPAAKEEEEDADAPEATAVADAAEEKPSTSDKKKKIVPGKAGGLKGKTQANGTAAKKTNANAKPKGKKNSPAGPKKAKIARMDGETVKGAAAKKPAVKTAEASKADKKEGSRFEKKQVKKRTPTKAKARMGKNKFRKLKHMLGKDGE